Part of the Candidatus Campbellbacteria bacterium genome is shown below.
GACATCAGCGACAACAGGTGCGCTGATAGAAAAAATAACACCATGAAAAAGGTAACAGAAAAAACGAAACGACGGTACGCTGTGTTTGTGTTTGCCCTTCTTGCGGTAGGTCTTGTTGGTGCATATGTGTGGGCCATTCTTTTGACCAATCAATACCACAATCAAATCATTCTTACACAAGAAGAACTACTTGTTCAGGTTGAACGCGAACGACGGGTTCGTGACACAGCGGGGGTGATTGCTAGTCTCAAAGAAGAGCGTGAAGTTGTAAAAACTTTTTTTAAAACTCCTGACGACGTGATTTCTATTATTGAAGAAATTGAGGGGTTTGGTCGCACCATTGGAGCCCTGGTGTCTGTTGTGCAGGTTCAGGTAGATGATGAGGACCCAAAGACGCGTGAAGGAACGTTTGTGGTGAGTATTTTTTCAACAGGTTCGTGGAAAAAAATGATGAACCTTATAGGACTGCTTGATTCGCTTCCGTATCAAGCAAAAGCAAGCCAAATAACTCTCGACACATCTCAAAAAGAGGGAGGGTCTACTACCGTTTTACCATGGACCGTTCGAGCGTCGTTATCTATAGTACTTAAAAAATAAGTATGTCATCACTTCAGACAGTTTGGTTATACATAAAGAAAAAAGCGCATACGTTTTTTGTTGCACAAACAGCCGCGGGTCTCTGGGTCCGACTTCTGTGTGTTGTAATAGTATTGAACATTTTTGGAATCACACTCTCGCTTATTTTCTTTTCTCGGATACAAAACATGAATCAATCAATCATTGTGCCAGTTGAGGTTGAACAGGCGGATGATGTTGACCGAGCGAGCGTACAAAAAACCCTCGAGGCTTTTTCTCGTCGTGTGGTTGAATTTGAATACAGAAAAACAAATGGCGTTTCTATTCCAGAGCCGAAGTAAACAGAAAATAGTAGCTAGTATGTGGAGGTTGGTATGTTGGGGTATTAAAATTTTCATAAAAAGTTTGTGAAGGTAAAAGGGAAGTTTTTGTGATAGGGTAGGCGTGTCCCTCCTGTATGGAGTACCATGCGGGAGGTCACTCGGACCACATATAAGCTCGAGCTCCCACGTCCTCGGAATCGAACAAAAAAGAAAACAGGCTTTCTTTTTTGTTCTCTCCTCGAACGCTACGCTCTATGACTCATGCGTGTCACCCTCATTTTCCTCCCGTAGTTTAATGGATAAAACAGGAGACTTCTAAGCTCTTAATGTAGGTTCGATTCCTGCCGGGAGGACAAGAAAAAGAAGAAGACAGGCAGAAAAAAATATGTATAATTGGTCAGTCGGGCGCTTAGCTCAGTTGGTAGAGCAACTCTTTTACACAGAGAAGGTCGGGGGTTCGAATCCCTCAGCGCCCACAAAACAGTGCCTCCGCTACGTATGTAGTGGAGGTTTATGTTTTGTAGAGGCGGTGGGGATTCGAAGGTCAGAGACAGACGTGTCGAGACGGGGTCGCGGAACTTTTCAACAGAAAAGTATCCGTGACCGAATCCCTCAGCGCCCACCAAAAACACCCGAGAGGGTGTTTTTCTATTTTGGGTATATTAACTTTTTATCTTTAAGGGTCATACTAGGGTCATGAACGAGATAGAGGCAGTTGTAATAGGTAAGGTTCAAAATGTTGGATTTCGAGAGTTCGTCTCACGACATGCCAACGCACTGTGGCTTCAGGGTTTTGTGCAGAACCAAGGTGTTGGCGAATTGAGGGTGGTTGCGCAAGGGCCAGAAGATAAACTGGAGCGACTCATAGAACACTTGCACAAAGGTCCGTTTCTTGCACACGTTCGTGATGTACAGGTACTATGGAGAGAACCAACAGAACAGTTTACAGAGTTTTCTATAGTGTAAACTGTAAGCACGAATACCGAATTACAAAAATCGAAACAAGTACGAATATCTTGAATTTCAAAAACAGTTTTTCGAATTTCGATATTCATATTTCGAATTTACTATGAATATAAAAATTCTCTACGAAGACGATGATGTTGTGTTTATCAACAAGCCCTCTGGTGTGATGGTGCACGAAGACGGGCGCGGAAAAGGTCAAACGCTGGTGGATTGGGTTATTGAACACTATCCCGACAGCGCGACGGTGGGTGAGCCACAAATGCTTTCTAACGGCATGATGGTAGACCGTCCAGGAATTGTGCATCGTCTTGATGCTGACACATCGGGTGTGCTTGTGATTGCAAAAACAGAAGATGCGTTTGTGCATCTCAAGTGTGTGTTTCAGGAACGAGAGGCAACAAAAGTGTATCGAGCATTTGTGTACGGAAGCGTGAAAAAAGATACAGATGTCATCAACCGTCCGATTGGAAAAAGTAGAACTGACCCGCGCCTATGGTCAGCACAGAGAGGAGCTCGAGGTGTAATGCGTGATGCAATTACACACTACGATGTACTGCAGCGGGGAACAGAACATTCATACCTTGAACTACGCCCAAAAACAGGACGAACGCACCAAATCCGCGTGCACCTCAAAGCAATCAATCATCCGGTCATTTGTGACCGTTTATACGCACCCAAACAAGAAGCAGCGCTCGGCTTTGAACGCCTCGCACTTCATGCATGCTCACTCTC
Proteins encoded:
- a CDS encoding acylphosphatase — translated: MNEIEAVVIGKVQNVGFREFVSRHANALWLQGFVQNQGVGELRVVAQGPEDKLERLIEHLHKGPFLAHVRDVQVLWREPTEQFTEFSIV
- a CDS encoding RluA family pseudouridine synthase, producing MNIKILYEDDDVVFINKPSGVMVHEDGRGKGQTLVDWVIEHYPDSATVGEPQMLSNGMMVDRPGIVHRLDADTSGVLVIAKTEDAFVHLKCVFQEREATKVYRAFVYGSVKKDTDVINRPIGKSRTDPRLWSAQRGARGVMRDAITHYDVLQRGTEHSYLELRPKTGRTHQIRVHLKAINHPVICDRLYAPKQEAALGFERLALHACSLSLMLPSGTIKTVEAPLPPDFVRAEKILKKEGK